A window of Pantoea agglomerans contains these coding sequences:
- a CDS encoding protein adenylyltransferase SelO, producing the protein MLFDNSWQRELPGFYTAQAPTPLRGGRLFYHNAPLAQELGVDAALFAGEGHGVWHGAALLPGMQPLAQVYSGHQFGVWAGQLGDGRGILLGEQRLDAGGKVDWHLKGAGLTPYSRMGDGRAVVRSTVREFLASEALHHLGIPTTRALAIAISDEPVYRESPERGATLMRIAESHLRFGHFEHFFYSQQQDKVEQLADYALRHHWPQLVDEADKYLLWFTDVVERTARLIAQWQSVGFAHGVMNTDNMSLLGLTIDYGPYGFLDDYQPGFICNHSDYQGRYSFENQPTIGLWNLNRLAHALSGLLSVEQLKQALSRYEPELMRVWGERMRAKLGFTQADDGDNALLVELLSLMAQERSDYTLTFRLLSETQQQEARSPLRDEFMDRDAFDRWYQRYRARLLQEGVDDATRQQQMKAANPALVLRNYLAQQAIDGAEKGESEALVRLHQALQQPFSDATAAEYRQRPPDWGKSLEVSCSS; encoded by the coding sequence ATGTTGTTTGATAACAGCTGGCAGCGCGAGCTGCCGGGTTTCTATACCGCTCAGGCACCGACGCCGCTCAGGGGCGGACGCCTGTTTTATCACAATGCGCCGCTGGCGCAGGAGCTGGGCGTGGATGCCGCGCTTTTCGCTGGCGAAGGCCATGGCGTCTGGCACGGCGCCGCGCTGCTGCCGGGCATGCAGCCGCTGGCGCAGGTCTACAGCGGACATCAGTTCGGCGTCTGGGCTGGACAGCTTGGCGACGGGCGCGGCATTCTGCTGGGCGAGCAGCGCCTCGACGCGGGCGGCAAGGTTGACTGGCACCTGAAAGGGGCCGGGCTTACTCCTTATTCGCGTATGGGCGACGGACGCGCGGTGGTCCGCTCCACGGTGCGTGAATTTCTCGCCTCGGAAGCGCTGCACCATCTGGGCATTCCCACCACGCGCGCGCTCGCTATCGCCATCAGCGACGAGCCGGTCTATCGCGAATCCCCCGAGCGCGGCGCGACCCTGATGCGCATTGCGGAAAGCCATCTGCGCTTCGGCCACTTTGAGCACTTCTTCTACAGCCAGCAGCAGGACAAGGTCGAGCAGCTGGCGGACTATGCGCTGCGCCACCACTGGCCGCAGCTGGTCGACGAAGCGGATAAATACCTGCTGTGGTTTACCGACGTCGTCGAGCGCACCGCGCGCCTGATCGCCCAGTGGCAAAGCGTAGGTTTTGCGCACGGCGTGATGAACACCGATAACATGTCGCTGCTGGGGCTGACCATCGACTATGGCCCTTACGGTTTCCTTGATGACTATCAGCCCGGCTTTATCTGCAACCACAGCGATTACCAGGGGCGCTACAGCTTTGAAAATCAGCCGACGATCGGCCTGTGGAATCTTAACCGGCTGGCGCATGCGCTTTCCGGGCTGCTGAGCGTCGAGCAGCTTAAGCAGGCGCTGAGCCGCTACGAGCCGGAGCTGATGCGCGTCTGGGGCGAACGGATGCGGGCGAAACTGGGCTTTACCCAGGCTGACGACGGCGATAACGCGCTGCTGGTGGAGCTGCTGTCGCTAATGGCGCAGGAGCGCAGCGATTACACCCTGACGTTCCGCCTGCTGAGCGAAACGCAGCAGCAGGAGGCGCGCTCGCCGCTGCGCGACGAATTTATGGATCGCGACGCTTTTGACCGCTGGTATCAGCGCTATCGCGCACGTCTGCTGCAGGAAGGGGTAGACGATGCGACGCGCCAGCAGCAGATGAAGGCCGCGAATCCGGCGCTGGTTTTACGCAACTACCTGGCGCAGCAGGCGATCGACGGAGCAGAGAAGGGCGAGAGCGAGGCGCTGGTGCGGCTGCATCAGGCGCTGCAGCAGCCCTTTAGTGACGCAACGGCCGCTGAATATCGTCAGCGGCCGCCGGACTGGGGAAAATCGCTGGAGGTAAGCTGCTCCAGCTAA
- a CDS encoding pyruvate, water dikinase regulatory protein, whose product MSSERSVFYISDGTAITAEVLGHAVLSQFPVGFNSLTLPFVENVQRAQAVKAQINALYQKSGVRPLVFFSIVTPEVRDIITQSEGFCQDIVQALVAPLQEELGMAPAPVAHRTHGLDASNLGKYDARIAAIDYTLAHDDGISLRGLEDAQVILLGVSRCGKTPTSLYLAMQFGIRAANYPFIADDMDNLKLPAALRPFQNKLFGLTIDPERLAAIRQERAENTRYASMRQCRLEVGEVEALFRTHQIRYLNSTNYSVEEIATKILDIMGLTRRMY is encoded by the coding sequence ATGAGCAGCGAAAGAAGCGTTTTCTATATTTCCGACGGCACCGCGATTACCGCAGAGGTGCTGGGCCACGCGGTGCTGTCGCAGTTTCCGGTGGGCTTTAACAGCCTGACGCTGCCCTTTGTTGAAAACGTGCAGCGCGCCCAGGCGGTGAAGGCGCAGATCAACGCGCTCTATCAGAAAAGCGGCGTGCGCCCGCTGGTGTTTTTCTCTATCGTCACGCCGGAAGTGCGCGACATCATCACGCAGAGCGAAGGCTTCTGCCAGGATATCGTGCAGGCGCTGGTGGCGCCGCTGCAGGAAGAGCTGGGCATGGCTCCCGCGCCGGTGGCACATCGCACCCACGGCCTTGACGCCAGCAACCTCGGCAAGTACGACGCGCGCATCGCCGCGATCGACTACACCCTGGCGCACGACGACGGCATCTCGCTGCGCGGCCTGGAAGATGCGCAGGTGATCCTGCTGGGCGTGTCGCGCTGCGGCAAAACGCCCACCAGCCTCTATCTGGCGATGCAGTTCGGCATCCGTGCCGCCAACTACCCCTTTATCGCCGACGATATGGACAACCTTAAGCTGCCGGCCGCCCTGCGTCCGTTTCAGAACAAGCTGTTTGGTCTGACTATCGATCCCGAGCGGCTCGCCGCCATTCGCCAGGAGCGGGCAGAAAATACCCGCTACGCCTCGATGCGCCAGTGCCGGCTTGAAGTCGGCGAGGTGGAGGCGCTGTTTCGCACCCACCAGATCCGCTACCTCAACAGCACCAACTATTCGGTAGAAGAGATCGCGACCAAAATCCTCGACATTATGGGTCTGACGCGCCGCATGTACTGA
- a CDS encoding 3-deoxy-7-phosphoheptulonate synthase: MNKTDELRTARIGSLITPAALAAQHPLSADVADSVTRARQRIARILTGEDPRLLVIIGPCSLHDPRAALDYAQRLNALRDRYADRLEIVMRTYFEKPRTVVGWKGLISDPDLDGSFNVNRGIGLARQILLDINRLGLPTATEFLDMVTGQFIADLISWGAIGARTTESQIHREMASALSCPVGFKNGTDGNVRIAVDAIRASRASHMFLSPDKDGQMTIYQTSGNPHGHVILRGGKVPNYHADDVAAAAASLREFSLPEQLVIDFSHGNCLKQHRRQKEVAAEVAQQIRAGSRAVAGVMIESFIEEGNQKVTGEPLVYGQSITDPCLGWQDSEAVLSLLAEAVNSRF, from the coding sequence ATGAATAAAACTGATGAACTGCGTACGGCACGCATCGGCAGCCTGATCACGCCTGCCGCGTTAGCCGCTCAACACCCTCTTTCCGCCGACGTGGCGGATAGCGTCACGCGCGCGCGCCAGCGCATCGCCCGCATTCTGACCGGCGAGGATCCCCGCCTGCTGGTGATTATCGGGCCCTGCTCGCTGCACGACCCGCGTGCGGCGCTCGACTACGCCCAGCGGCTGAATGCGCTGCGTGACCGCTATGCCGACCGCCTGGAAATCGTGATGCGCACCTACTTTGAAAAACCGCGCACCGTGGTGGGCTGGAAAGGGTTGATCTCCGATCCCGATCTCGACGGCAGCTTCAACGTCAACCGCGGCATCGGCCTGGCGCGTCAGATCCTGCTCGACATTAATCGCCTGGGGCTGCCTACCGCGACGGAATTTCTCGATATGGTCACGGGCCAGTTTATCGCCGACCTGATTAGCTGGGGCGCCATTGGCGCGCGCACCACCGAGAGTCAAATCCACCGCGAAATGGCCTCCGCGCTCTCCTGTCCGGTAGGCTTCAAGAACGGCACCGACGGCAACGTGCGCATCGCGGTGGACGCCATCCGCGCCTCGCGCGCCAGCCATATGTTTCTGTCGCCCGATAAAGATGGGCAGATGACGATTTACCAGACCAGCGGCAATCCGCACGGCCACGTAATTTTGCGCGGCGGTAAAGTGCCGAACTATCACGCCGACGACGTGGCCGCCGCGGCCGCTAGCCTGCGCGAGTTCAGCCTGCCGGAGCAGCTGGTGATCGATTTCAGCCACGGCAACTGCCTGAAGCAGCATCGCCGTCAGAAAGAGGTGGCGGCCGAGGTGGCGCAGCAGATCCGCGCCGGCTCGCGCGCGGTTGCCGGCGTAATGATTGAAAGCTTTATCGAAGAGGGAAATCAGAAAGTCACGGGCGAACCGCTGGTTTACGGCCAGTCGATTACCGATCCCTGCCTCGGCTGGCAGGACAGCGAAGCGGTGCTGTCGCTGCTGGCCGAGGCGGTGAACAGCCGCTTCTGA